A stretch of the Bacillus sp. FJAT-18017 genome encodes the following:
- a CDS encoding GNAT family N-acetyltransferase translates to MELTKETINIVDYHEGLAAGVAEMWNKSREGWGGDAQVTTAEKVRAKEASSGNLHLFLAMDGDQVVGYCSLSEYREDEGALYIPLLNVRTDYHGRKIGKLLVMRALERTVELGWPRLDLYTWAGNTKAVPLYKKCGFFWEDRDDSTHLMNFIPTVLNTEAVRDYFAETDWYSASTRTIEVAPDGRKENEFTYYEYSWESEAGNLRMEFERTGRGLRAIETDDYLITAAVENFKLVSGADYQVRYHIKNKSGKPLTVKLEGEDNKIVSFNFIKSVDVETETTIDAAFSLGGLEEEQSHWRTHPSVVTKVKINGKEARFAIGLLPKQPAKVTGTIPGSQCFLEEDAVFYLNVENNFSEPAVFTIQFPESELVELKKTNLKVELPEKGKTSIAMTYVLKGFGFYNPELKLEAETESGLKTTFSKKLGLGLKGPGARFSGECEEYWHIYNGLYHMYLRKFDNRLVPGRQPKANQKTMGMYPQLGKPYSYEFSKKRPIRVEYREEGGSIILAATYESSDFPGLLLVSESKLYGEGMLEQSYIVRNSGHAETESPVHVYQPVYHELHRSVFAMDGDIVELEENADADYGLWDSQRLSENWIFSRHEPYAHGVAWPKGASVNFETWYMYVEHELGHLPAGCEKRTEPVLLSFGAFQDWEEFREFATRQSNRKTTPGDSIELQVVERNPNEKEVILSDRKMTYIDGEVSFSKAGDSFYKTRVAADEQKRDVAASSEKGGTGLVSLSAEYTINGISDKKNVLVLNPSRESVVVREEEREGLRVVTASNGQLSIAASAEFFPSLFSLEVNGREWLDSSFPAIEPKVWWNPWSGGMITGFEGINTKSISREKTEVSQCSLLDSEGREWKGLRLSTVIEQNEALRGLGIHQYYCMLPGVGILVNVTKFSQHSGTYLNYKNWFSQLFFKQGWVKNAGGTRKYIAGKVELVAHLSGHALIGSDEYSEFLQVIADREARVMEAYMNQEVMLIGVDREVSLASGEEWLSAPAFVVATDSMLTGDEVKSLQKLTFNEVSDEDH, encoded by the coding sequence ATGGAATTGACGAAAGAAACGATTAATATTGTGGACTATCATGAAGGGCTTGCTGCTGGTGTCGCGGAGATGTGGAACAAAAGCCGCGAAGGCTGGGGCGGTGATGCCCAGGTAACAACTGCTGAAAAGGTCCGTGCGAAGGAAGCAAGCTCGGGCAATCTTCACTTATTTCTTGCGATGGACGGCGACCAGGTTGTCGGCTATTGCAGTCTAAGCGAATACCGGGAGGATGAAGGGGCGCTTTACATCCCGCTTCTTAACGTCCGCACTGATTACCATGGCAGGAAAATTGGGAAATTACTTGTGATGAGGGCACTTGAGCGTACTGTCGAGCTCGGCTGGCCAAGGCTGGATTTATATACGTGGGCCGGGAACACGAAAGCGGTGCCTCTTTATAAAAAATGCGGTTTCTTCTGGGAGGACCGCGATGATTCGACCCATTTAATGAACTTCATACCTACGGTGCTCAATACCGAAGCTGTCCGAGATTATTTTGCGGAAACAGATTGGTACTCCGCAAGTACCAGAACAATCGAGGTAGCGCCCGATGGCAGGAAGGAAAATGAATTTACGTATTATGAATACAGTTGGGAGTCAGAGGCTGGGAACTTAAGAATGGAATTTGAACGGACAGGGCGAGGCCTTAGGGCGATTGAGACTGATGACTACCTCATTACTGCTGCGGTTGAGAATTTCAAGCTTGTTAGCGGTGCGGATTATCAGGTTCGCTACCATATTAAAAATAAATCGGGGAAGCCTCTAACAGTCAAACTTGAAGGCGAAGACAACAAAATTGTCAGTTTTAATTTTATAAAAAGTGTGGACGTTGAGACTGAAACGACGATAGATGCAGCTTTCAGTCTAGGTGGGCTGGAGGAAGAGCAAAGCCACTGGCGGACGCATCCTTCAGTGGTTACAAAAGTGAAGATAAATGGCAAGGAAGCAAGGTTTGCTATCGGTTTGTTGCCAAAGCAGCCTGCCAAGGTAACGGGAACAATCCCGGGTTCACAGTGCTTCCTTGAAGAAGATGCTGTTTTCTACCTGAATGTAGAAAACAACTTCAGCGAACCAGCAGTTTTTACGATTCAGTTCCCGGAGTCGGAGCTGGTCGAGTTAAAGAAGACCAACCTTAAAGTTGAACTGCCTGAGAAAGGCAAGACTTCGATTGCAATGACTTATGTTTTAAAGGGCTTTGGTTTTTACAATCCGGAGCTGAAACTCGAAGCTGAAACCGAAAGTGGTTTGAAGACTACTTTTTCTAAAAAGCTCGGTCTTGGCTTAAAAGGGCCGGGAGCGCGTTTCAGTGGTGAGTGCGAGGAATACTGGCATATTTACAATGGACTGTACCACATGTATTTACGGAAGTTTGACAACAGGCTGGTCCCTGGCAGGCAGCCAAAGGCTAACCAAAAAACAATGGGCATGTATCCTCAGCTTGGCAAGCCATATTCATACGAGTTTTCCAAGAAGAGGCCAATCCGCGTCGAGTACAGGGAAGAAGGCGGATCAATTATTCTCGCTGCGACCTATGAATCTAGTGATTTCCCCGGCCTATTGCTTGTCAGTGAGTCGAAGCTGTATGGTGAAGGTATGCTAGAGCAGTCATATATCGTCCGCAATTCTGGTCATGCAGAGACGGAATCACCGGTCCATGTGTATCAGCCTGTCTATCATGAACTTCACCGCAGCGTTTTTGCGATGGATGGGGACATCGTCGAGCTTGAAGAGAATGCGGATGCGGATTATGGGCTCTGGGACAGCCAGAGATTATCGGAAAACTGGATATTCTCGCGCCATGAGCCATATGCGCACGGTGTGGCTTGGCCGAAAGGGGCTTCAGTGAATTTCGAAACCTGGTACATGTATGTGGAGCATGAGCTTGGGCATCTGCCAGCAGGATGCGAAAAAAGAACGGAGCCAGTACTGCTTTCGTTTGGCGCGTTTCAGGACTGGGAGGAATTCCGGGAATTTGCCACACGACAATCAAATAGAAAAACAACGCCTGGAGACTCAATTGAGCTGCAAGTCGTTGAGAGGAATCCGAATGAAAAAGAGGTTATTCTTTCCGATAGGAAGATGACCTATATCGACGGTGAAGTGAGCTTTTCAAAAGCTGGAGATAGTTTTTACAAAACAAGGGTTGCTGCTGATGAACAAAAACGTGACGTTGCCGCTTCTTCCGAAAAAGGCGGAACAGGCCTGGTATCTTTGTCTGCGGAATATACCATTAATGGTATCAGTGACAAGAAAAACGTGCTTGTGCTTAATCCATCCCGCGAATCAGTCGTTGTCCGCGAAGAAGAGCGGGAGGGCCTGCGGGTTGTTACGGCAAGCAATGGCCAGCTCTCCATTGCAGCATCCGCTGAGTTTTTTCCGTCGCTGTTTTCACTTGAAGTAAACGGCAGGGAGTGGCTTGATTCGTCCTTCCCGGCTATAGAGCCAAAAGTATGGTGGAATCCGTGGAGTGGCGGGATGATTACCGGCTTTGAAGGCATTAACACCAAGTCGATCTCCAGGGAAAAAACAGAGGTATCCCAATGTTCGCTGCTCGACAGTGAAGGTAGAGAATGGAAAGGGCTCAGACTGTCAACGGTTATTGAACAGAACGAGGCATTAAGGGGACTTGGCATCCATCAGTATTATTGCATGCTGCCGGGTGTAGGGATCCTGGTGAATGTTACAAAGTTCAGCCAGCATAGCGGAACGTATTTGAACTACAAGAACTGGTTCAGCCAGCTGTTTTTTAAACAGGGATGGGTAAAAAATGCTGGAGGAACCAGGAAGTACATTGCTGGTAAAGTTGAATTGGTAGCACACCTCTCAGGGCATGCACTTATCGGCTCAGATGAATATAGTGAATTCCTACAGGTGATTGCCGACAGGGAGGCACGTGTCATGGAGGCGTACATGAACCAGGAAGTGATGCTTATTGGCGTTGATAGGGAAGTCAGCCTTGCATCAGGGGAAGAATGGCTCTCCGCACCAGCATTCGTCGTCGCAACAGACAGCATGCTGACAGGAGATGAAGTAAAGAGCCTGCAAAAGCTGACGTTCAATGAGGTAAGCGATGAAGATCATTGA
- a CDS encoding aromatic ring-hydroxylating oxygenase subunit alpha, with translation MIVEDTVLRNGWIVACKIEDVKEDPMQVTLMGERMVLFRNEQGIHAFKDLCVHRGAALSLGCVRDGNLVCPYHGWEYNSEGECTKIPQLPEGRAIPLKARAIKFACQEAYGLVWINLNNNNPELFSYPQFSDESYHSILWGPQAVNAKPPRVVENFLDVGHLSFVHEGFLGVQEHPVIGDYEVHVESNRIYSDEIAIFQPDPDGSGVAKDVYYTYEILGPLNVMFTKRDPGSDNKMTILLTIQPVDENKSVAYGIMSFNYETGNTDQQTVEFQDMIFAQDKPIVENQKPEDLPLDLQAELSLKCDRMSIAYRQYLKREGVTLGTD, from the coding sequence ATGATTGTTGAGGATACAGTGCTGCGCAATGGATGGATAGTTGCTTGTAAAATAGAAGACGTTAAAGAAGACCCAATGCAGGTAACACTAATGGGGGAAAGAATGGTTCTGTTCCGAAATGAGCAGGGTATTCATGCTTTCAAGGATCTGTGTGTCCACCGAGGCGCTGCACTATCATTGGGGTGTGTCCGTGATGGAAATCTAGTCTGCCCGTATCATGGCTGGGAATATAATTCTGAGGGTGAATGCACCAAGATTCCTCAGCTGCCTGAAGGTAGAGCAATTCCGCTAAAAGCACGGGCAATCAAATTTGCCTGCCAGGAAGCATATGGACTGGTTTGGATCAATTTGAACAACAACAACCCGGAGCTGTTTTCATATCCTCAATTCTCGGATGAAAGTTACCACAGTATCCTTTGGGGACCGCAGGCAGTTAATGCAAAACCGCCAAGGGTTGTAGAGAATTTCCTGGATGTAGGCCATCTTTCTTTCGTTCATGAGGGATTTCTTGGCGTACAGGAGCATCCAGTCATTGGTGACTACGAAGTGCATGTGGAAAGCAACCGCATCTATAGTGATGAGATTGCGATTTTTCAGCCGGATCCTGATGGCTCAGGCGTAGCCAAGGATGTATATTACACCTATGAAATACTTGGTCCATTGAACGTTATGTTTACAAAAAGAGATCCAGGTAGTGATAATAAAATGACCATCCTGCTTACGATCCAGCCTGTTGATGAAAACAAGTCGGTAGCCTACGGCATCATGTCCTTTAACTATGAGACAGGAAACACCGATCAGCAGACGGTCGAATTCCAGGATATGATTTTTGCGCAGGACAAGCCGATAGTCGAAAACCAGAAGCCAGAAGACCTGCCGCTCGATTTGCAGGCCGAGCTTTCCCTGAAATGTGACCGGATGAGCATCGCCTACAGACAGTATTTAAAAAGAGAGGGCGTCACATTGGGCACTGATTAA
- a CDS encoding nucleobase:cation symporter-2 family protein, which translates to MEPNAQKTNITVGVDEKISWGKAALLGMQHVLAMDLYIAPIIIAGLLALDTMNTTFFIQMCFLAAGVATLIQTIGGLRLPVVQGPSYVPIGALAAIGGKLGLGAVFGSLLPGALLIAILGYPLKVFAKTVKKIIPPLVGGTVIVIVGISLMPSVFNSIYSSPGNVGHNVLIAFVSAAVLIICILLGRKAKGYGTFFRLVSVILAIVVGTITASFFGTVDFSAVKSASWFSLPSFFPFGKPIFDLQAILTMVFIYMIILIETTGTWFVVSTVTGKELDEERLNKASFGEGLGCFVGSLFGGTPMTGYSSNAGIIAITGVASRMAIIAAGIILIGLGLIPKLSALITCIPQPVIQGIFGVVCVAIVMNGLKVIQIVEIDDRNMIVIGVPILLTIGAVVLPKEILNSVPDFANYILSSGTAVGAIAVLLLNLIVPPEKKAVSANKAESLT; encoded by the coding sequence ATGGAACCAAATGCGCAAAAGACGAACATTACAGTCGGCGTGGATGAAAAAATAAGCTGGGGAAAGGCTGCTTTACTGGGGATGCAGCATGTCCTGGCTATGGATTTGTATATCGCTCCAATCATAATCGCCGGCTTGCTGGCACTTGACACCATGAACACGACCTTCTTCATTCAAATGTGCTTCCTTGCAGCAGGAGTGGCAACACTGATCCAGACAATTGGCGGACTGCGGTTGCCGGTCGTACAGGGACCATCCTATGTTCCCATTGGCGCATTAGCAGCAATCGGCGGAAAGCTAGGGCTTGGTGCAGTTTTCGGCAGTCTTTTGCCTGGAGCTTTACTGATTGCGATTCTCGGCTACCCACTCAAGGTGTTCGCAAAAACAGTCAAAAAAATAATCCCGCCTCTTGTCGGCGGTACCGTTATTGTTATAGTTGGGATTTCCTTAATGCCAAGCGTCTTTAATAGTATCTATTCAAGCCCGGGCAATGTCGGCCACAATGTGCTGATTGCATTTGTATCGGCGGCAGTTCTTATTATTTGTATTCTTCTTGGAAGAAAAGCAAAAGGCTACGGAACCTTTTTCAGGCTTGTTTCTGTTATTCTGGCCATCGTGGTCGGGACCATCACTGCGTCGTTTTTTGGCACAGTCGATTTTTCTGCAGTAAAATCAGCTTCCTGGTTTTCACTGCCTAGTTTCTTCCCGTTTGGCAAGCCTATTTTCGATCTGCAGGCAATCCTGACAATGGTGTTCATTTATATGATTATCCTGATTGAAACAACGGGAACATGGTTTGTTGTATCTACGGTTACTGGCAAGGAATTGGACGAAGAAAGACTGAACAAAGCGTCTTTTGGCGAAGGGCTTGGCTGTTTTGTTGGCTCACTGTTCGGTGGCACACCGATGACAGGCTACTCATCAAACGCCGGCATCATTGCGATTACCGGTGTTGCAAGCCGTATGGCGATTATCGCGGCGGGGATTATTTTAATAGGGTTGGGCTTGATTCCTAAGCTTTCAGCATTGATCACATGTATTCCTCAGCCTGTCATTCAGGGTATTTTTGGGGTTGTCTGCGTCGCGATTGTGATGAACGGCCTCAAGGTTATCCAGATTGTTGAGATTGATGATAGGAATATGATTGTCATCGGAGTTCCGATTCTACTGACAATCGGTGCGGTCGTGTTGCCAAAAGAGATTCTGAACAGCGTTCCTGACTTTGCGAATTATATCCTCTCTTCCGGCACAGCTGTTGGGGCAATTGCAGTCCTTTTGCTGAACTTGATTGTCCCGCCAGAAAAGAAAGCTGTTTCCGCAAACAAGGCGGAATCTCTAACATAA